A single region of the Bacteroidota bacterium genome encodes:
- a CDS encoding translation initiation factor IF-3 encodes MQNQRRPYNPYFKRNDERSQYKIGRDIRHPKVRVVGENIESGIFTIQEAIKMAEDLEMELVEISPNADPPVCRIVDFQKFVYEKKKKEKELKAKTKKQEMKEIRFTPHTDEHDFEFKSKHAENFLKEGNKVRAYVMFKGRAIAFKGQGEVLLLKFAQRLEEVGVPDQLPKMEGKRMFITLMPKTSGVKKPV; translated from the coding sequence TTGCAAAATCAAAGAAGACCTTACAATCCTTATTTTAAAAGGAACGACGAAAGAAGTCAGTACAAAATCGGAAGAGATATCCGCCACCCGAAAGTGCGGGTAGTTGGAGAAAACATTGAATCCGGCATTTTCACTATTCAGGAAGCTATTAAAATGGCAGAAGATTTAGAGATGGAGTTAGTCGAAATTTCGCCTAATGCCGATCCACCTGTTTGCCGTATCGTAGATTTCCAGAAATTCGTTTACGAAAAAAAGAAAAAAGAAAAAGAGCTCAAGGCCAAAACGAAAAAGCAGGAGATGAAAGAAATCCGCTTTACGCCACATACCGATGAGCATGATTTCGAATTTAAATCAAAACACGCCGAAAACTTCCTCAAAGAAGGCAATAAAGTGCGTGCTTATGTTATGTTTAAAGGCCGTGCCATTGCATTTAAAGGCCAGGGCGAAGTGCTGTTACTCAAATTTGCACAACGTTTAGAAGAGGTGGGTGTGCCTGATCAACTCCCTAAAATGGAGGGAAAAAGGATGTTTATCACCCTTATGCCTAAAACTTCCGGTGTCAAAAAGCCGGTTTAA
- a CDS encoding dihydroorotase has translation MKTIIKNTQVVSDGKIISGDVLIGEERILKIASSISEPGNVAEINGEGKFLMPGIIDDQVHFREPGLTHKADLYTESRACVAGGVTSFMDMPNVQPPSLTQELLAQRYQLASEKSIANYSFYMGVSNDNAEEVLKTNPDNVCGIKIFMGSSTGNMLVDNRSTLEYIFSNAPVLIATHCEDEATILRNLELAKEEFGEDIPVEQHPIIRNEAACYLSSSFAVELAKKCNTRLHILHISTAEEIALFSNAMPLNEKRITAEVCVHHLFFDADDYAKLGARIKWNPAVKDKRHKPELLKALLNGTLDVIATDHAPHTLEEKANKYIKCPGGAPMVQHSLQIMLDFYHKGQITLPQIAEKMSHNVATCFQIKERGFIREGYFADMYLMDINKLHTVTPESLKYKCGWSPLEGYTFKGLVEHTFVNGNLAFKDGVCYDNVNGKRLEFVRG, from the coding sequence ATGAAAACAATTATAAAAAATACGCAAGTAGTCAGTGATGGAAAAATTATTTCGGGAGATGTACTGATCGGTGAGGAGCGTATTTTGAAAATTGCATCATCCATTTCTGAACCCGGAAATGTTGCAGAAATTAATGGTGAAGGAAAATTTTTAATGCCTGGTATTATTGACGATCAGGTGCATTTCAGAGAACCGGGTTTAACACATAAAGCTGATTTATATACCGAAAGTCGCGCATGTGTTGCAGGTGGCGTTACTTCATTTATGGATATGCCTAATGTGCAACCACCTTCGCTCACACAAGAATTATTAGCACAGCGATATCAACTCGCATCAGAAAAATCTATTGCGAATTATTCATTTTATATGGGTGTGAGCAATGATAATGCGGAGGAAGTATTAAAAACCAATCCGGATAATGTTTGCGGGATTAAAATATTTATGGGTTCATCTACCGGTAATATGCTGGTGGATAATCGTTCAACCTTAGAATATATTTTTAGCAATGCACCGGTATTAATTGCTACACACTGTGAAGATGAAGCTACCATTTTGCGCAACCTGGAATTAGCAAAAGAGGAATTTGGTGAAGATATTCCTGTGGAACAACATCCCATAATTCGTAATGAAGCAGCTTGTTATTTATCTTCATCATTTGCTGTTGAACTGGCAAAAAAATGTAATACACGTTTACACATTTTACATATCAGCACTGCTGAAGAAATTGCTTTATTTAGTAATGCAATGCCATTAAACGAAAAGCGTATTACTGCAGAAGTTTGCGTGCATCATTTATTTTTTGATGCAGATGATTATGCAAAACTCGGTGCGCGCATTAAATGGAATCCTGCAGTAAAAGATAAACGCCACAAGCCGGAATTGTTAAAAGCATTACTCAACGGCACACTCGACGTAATTGCTACCGACCATGCTCCGCATACACTGGAAGAAAAGGCGAATAAATATATTAAATGTCCGGGTGGTGCGCCAATGGTGCAGCATAGTTTACAAATAATGCTCGATTTTTATCACAAAGGGCAAATAACACTACCACAAATTGCTGAAAAAATGAGTCATAATGTGGCTACCTGTTTTCAGATTAAAGAACGTGGATTTATCAGAGAGGGCTATTTTGCAGATATGTATTTAATGGATATCAATAAACTGCATACTGTAACGCCGGAATCATTAAAATACAAATGTGGCTGGAGTCCTTTAGAAGGATATACATTTAAAGGTTTGGTTGAACATACTTTTGTTAATGGAAATCTAGCCTTTAAAGATGGCGTTTGTTATGATAATGTAAATGGCAAACGTTTGGAATTTGTGAGAGGGTGA
- a CDS encoding tetratricopeptide repeat protein, translated as MMISKKWLIGGIGAMLLVAGGLLLSKSNLIGNRGQNKNDADTLEMIEQLTPQIADLSSQIKGNPQNAGLFYARANEYFEYGNMKFALEDYKKAYRLDSLNATHALGLSDCLFELNNADGAIGVLQDYLKNDPNNLDILINLGIDYLYLPKPQYQKAGETFNQVLKIDVQNSEAYFYKGIIYKETGDTANSISNFQTAVEADPDYYEAFMQLGLLYGAQNNDIAIKYFDNAIALDPTNNEAHYAKAKYYQDRGRLSEAINYYKKIIVADPQDANAIYNLATIYFGIDSIQQAYRFYDLAIKQAPAKAMGYYGKGMCAEELKNTEEAISLYNQALNLDPDLKVAEERLLILNDK; from the coding sequence ATGATGATTTCCAAAAAATGGTTAATCGGTGGAATTGGCGCTATGCTTTTGGTAGCGGGAGGACTCCTATTGTCTAAATCCAACCTGATTGGCAACAGGGGTCAAAATAAAAATGATGCCGATACACTGGAAATGATAGAGCAATTAACACCACAAATTGCTGATTTATCGAGCCAGATTAAAGGAAATCCCCAAAATGCAGGTTTATTTTATGCGCGTGCAAACGAATATTTCGAATATGGCAATATGAAATTTGCATTGGAAGATTACAAAAAAGCCTATCGTTTAGATTCGCTGAATGCCACACACGCATTAGGTTTGAGCGATTGTTTATTTGAACTCAACAACGCCGATGGTGCAATTGGCGTATTGCAGGATTATTTAAAAAATGACCCAAACAATCTTGATATTTTAATCAATTTAGGTATCGATTATCTCTATTTACCCAAACCACAGTATCAAAAAGCCGGTGAAACTTTCAATCAGGTTTTAAAAATTGATGTTCAAAACAGTGAAGCCTATTTTTACAAAGGCATCATTTATAAAGAAACCGGTGATACTGCAAATTCGATTTCCAATTTTCAGACCGCCGTGGAAGCGGACCCCGATTATTATGAAGCATTTATGCAGTTAGGTTTATTATACGGCGCACAAAACAATGATATTGCCATTAAATATTTTGATAATGCCATTGCACTTGACCCTACCAATAATGAAGCACATTATGCGAAGGCTAAGTATTATCAGGACAGAGGCCGGTTGAGTGAAGCAATTAATTATTACAAAAAAATAATTGTTGCTGACCCTCAGGATGCTAATGCCATTTATAACCTGGCTACCATTTATTTCGGCATCGATTCTATTCAACAGGCTTATCGATTTTACGACCTTGCCATTAAGCAGGCTCCCGCTAAAGCAATGGGGTATTATGGTAAGGGAATGTGTGCTGAAGAATTAAAAAATACGGAAGAAGCTATATCGTTATACAATCAGGCATTAAATTTAGACCCTGATTTAAAAGTAGCAGAAGAGCGATTATTAATATTAAATGATAAATAA
- the rpmI gene encoding 50S ribosomal protein L35 has product MPKMKTNSSAKKRFKVTGSGKVKRNKAFKRHILTKKSKTRKNRLGHAGLVHPADSDNIKRLLAI; this is encoded by the coding sequence ATGCCGAAGATGAAGACCAACAGTAGCGCAAAAAAGCGCTTCAAGGTAACCGGTAGCGGTAAAGTAAAACGTAATAAAGCTTTCAAACGCCATATCCTCACTAAAAAGAGTAAAACGCGTAAAAATCGCTTAGGTCACGCAGGTTTAGTTCATCCTGCTGATTCCGATAACATTAAAAGATTATTAGCAATCTGA
- the thrS gene encoding threonine--tRNA ligase translates to MIKITFPDGNFREYQEGVTSMEVAKSISEGLARKILSAEVNGEVWDLSRPITSDASIKLLTWDDPKGKSTFWHSSAHLMAEALEALYPGVKLGIGPAIDHGFYYDIDLGGRVLTAEDLHKIEDKMKELAKKNSVFTRKAVSKADALQYFTEKGDEYKLELINDLEDGSITFYSQGNFVDLCRGPHIPETGVIKAIKLLNIAGAYWRGDEKNKMLTRLYGITFPKQAELDEYVTMLEEAKKRDHRKLGKELEIYTTDDAVGQGLILWMPNGAAIIEQLEKLAKKKEEQAGYVRVKTPHIAKEDLYLTSGHLPYYADSMYPPMEMEGVKYYLKAMNCPHHHKIFSAVPRSYRDLPLRFAEYGMCYRYEESGALFGLMRVRGLNMNDAHIYCTEEQFESEFKAVNDMYLNYFRVFGIDKYIMRFSTHEPKKLGQKYLDNPELWKKTEDMVRRVMDDAGIPYIEVPDEAAFYGPKIDIQIYSAIGREFTLATNQVDFGQPLRFGLTYTDRDNQPKMPLVIHRAPLGTHERFIGFLLEHYAGNFPVWLAPVQVAILPISDKYNDYCEEVIKVLKNHEIRTYFDTRSEKIGRKIRDAEVKKIPLMLIIGEQEMNNKTLSLRKHGEGDKGSVTAEELAQMINEEIKTIFQ, encoded by the coding sequence ATGATTAAGATTACATTTCCTGACGGGAATTTTCGTGAGTATCAGGAAGGCGTTACTTCAATGGAAGTAGCTAAGTCGATCAGTGAAGGATTGGCAAGAAAAATTTTAAGTGCTGAAGTGAATGGAGAAGTTTGGGACCTCAGCAGACCAATAACAAGTGATGCATCTATAAAACTGCTCACGTGGGATGATCCTAAAGGAAAATCTACGTTTTGGCATTCGAGTGCACACCTTATGGCAGAAGCATTAGAAGCCTTATATCCGGGCGTAAAACTGGGTATTGGCCCGGCTATTGACCATGGTTTTTATTATGATATCGATTTAGGCGGTCGCGTGTTAACAGCAGAAGATTTGCATAAAATTGAAGATAAAATGAAAGAACTGGCGAAAAAAAATTCCGTTTTCACCAGAAAAGCAGTTTCAAAAGCTGATGCCTTACAATATTTTACAGAAAAAGGTGACGAATATAAACTGGAATTAATCAACGACCTGGAAGATGGCAGCATCACTTTTTATTCGCAGGGCAATTTCGTGGATTTATGTCGCGGACCGCATATTCCGGAAACCGGTGTAATTAAGGCAATTAAATTGTTAAACATCGCAGGTGCCTACTGGCGGGGAGATGAAAAAAATAAAATGCTTACCCGTTTATATGGTATCACATTTCCAAAACAGGCCGAGCTGGATGAATACGTTACAATGCTTGAAGAAGCAAAAAAACGCGATCACCGCAAACTGGGGAAAGAACTGGAAATTTACACCACCGATGATGCTGTTGGTCAGGGTTTGATTTTGTGGATGCCAAATGGCGCTGCTATTATCGAACAATTGGAAAAACTGGCTAAAAAGAAAGAAGAACAGGCAGGGTATGTGCGCGTAAAAACACCGCATATTGCTAAAGAAGATTTGTATTTAACCAGCGGACATTTGCCGTATTATGCAGATAGTATGTATCCTCCAATGGAAATGGAAGGGGTAAAATATTATCTCAAAGCCATGAACTGTCCGCATCACCATAAAATTTTCAGTGCTGTTCCAAGAAGTTATCGCGATTTGCCTTTGCGTTTTGCAGAATATGGCATGTGTTACCGTTATGAAGAAAGTGGCGCGTTATTTGGATTGATGCGTGTGCGCGGATTAAACATGAATGATGCACATATTTATTGCACTGAAGAGCAGTTTGAAAGTGAGTTTAAGGCAGTAAATGATATGTATCTGAATTATTTCCGTGTTTTTGGAATTGATAAATATATAATGCGTTTTTCAACTCATGAGCCAAAAAAACTGGGGCAGAAATATCTCGACAATCCGGAATTATGGAAAAAAACCGAAGATATGGTGCGCAGAGTAATGGATGATGCTGGAATTCCCTATATAGAAGTTCCTGATGAAGCCGCGTTTTACGGACCAAAAATCGATATTCAGATTTATTCCGCAATTGGCAGGGAGTTTACATTGGCAACCAATCAGGTTGACTTTGGACAACCTTTGCGATTTGGTTTAACATATACCGACCGTGATAATCAGCCGAAAATGCCGCTGGTTATACATCGTGCGCCATTAGGAACACATGAGCGCTTTATCGGATTTTTACTGGAACACTATGCCGGAAATTTCCCGGTTTGGCTTGCTCCGGTGCAGGTTGCCATATTGCCGATCAGCGATAAATACAACGATTATTGCGAAGAGGTGATAAAAGTTTTAAAAAATCACGAAATTCGCACTTACTTCGATACCCGCAGTGAAAAAATCGGCCGTAAAATCAGAGATGCCGAGGTTAAAAAGATTCCATTAATGCTTATTATTGGTGAGCAGGAAATGAATAACAAAACCTTATCGTTGCGTAAACATGGGGAAGGCGACAAAGGCAGCGTGACTGCTGAGGAGCTGGCTCAAATGATTAACGAAGAAATTAAAACCATTTTTCAATAA
- a CDS encoding PD40 domain-containing protein yields the protein MNRFLISTAFLIVAVSGCKQGAKQEKPVEEEIAVIDTITYPQEKHLKNLHQLTFGGDNAEAYFSFDSKMIVFQRRDNKDVPCDQIYYGTIPTDDSRFEYKLLSTGKGRTTCSYFLPGNDKVIFASTHAKVDTCIADPDRSKGYLWGVYPSYEIYVADLNGNIVQQLTDNDFYDAEAVVSPKGDKILFTSNRSGDLELWTMNLDGTDLKQITNELGYDGGAFFSPDGNRIVFRASRPKTQEEITTYKTLLKEHFVKPTAMELFTCMADGSDLRQITTLGGANWAPFFHPSGNKIIFSSNHTTKRVPFNLFMINLDGTGLEQITFDTVFDSFPMFSYDGKKLIFASNRNSGGTRDTNLFIADWVE from the coding sequence ATGAATCGTTTTTTAATTTCAACAGCATTTTTGATTGTGGCTGTTTCAGGTTGTAAACAGGGAGCCAAACAAGAAAAACCTGTTGAAGAAGAAATTGCAGTAATTGATACCATCACGTATCCTCAGGAAAAACATCTTAAAAACCTGCACCAACTTACTTTTGGAGGCGATAATGCAGAGGCTTATTTTAGTTTCGACAGCAAAATGATTGTTTTTCAGCGTCGCGATAATAAGGATGTTCCCTGCGACCAAATTTATTACGGGACTATTCCAACAGATGATTCACGATTTGAATATAAATTATTAAGTACGGGAAAAGGCAGAACTACCTGTTCCTATTTTTTACCCGGAAATGACAAGGTTATTTTTGCTTCAACACATGCAAAAGTAGATACTTGTATTGCCGATCCGGATAGAAGTAAAGGTTATTTATGGGGTGTTTATCCAAGTTATGAAATTTATGTTGCTGATTTAAACGGGAATATTGTTCAACAATTAACGGATAATGATTTTTATGATGCGGAAGCTGTTGTTTCTCCTAAGGGAGATAAAATTTTATTTACCAGCAACAGAAGTGGTGATTTAGAATTATGGACAATGAATTTGGATGGTACCGATTTAAAACAAATTACCAACGAGCTGGGATATGATGGTGGCGCATTTTTTTCGCCGGATGGCAACCGTATTGTTTTCCGTGCCAGTCGCCCAAAAACACAGGAAGAAATTACAACGTATAAAACATTGCTTAAAGAACATTTTGTTAAACCAACAGCAATGGAATTATTTACTTGTATGGCAGATGGCAGCGACCTGCGTCAAATCACGACATTAGGTGGCGCAAACTGGGCTCCGTTTTTTCATCCTTCCGGAAATAAAATTATTTTTTCGAGTAACCATACCACCAAACGTGTTCCATTTAATTTATTTATGATTAACCTCGACGGAACAGGATTGGAGCAAATTACTTTTGACACCGTTTTTGATTCGTTCCCAATGTTTAGTTATGATGGAAAGAAATTAATTTTTGCCAGTAACAGAAATTCCGGCGGCACAAGGGATACCAATTTATTTATTGCCGATTGGGTTGAATAA
- a CDS encoding T9SS type A sorting domain-containing protein → MKHVYLIILLLAATHIQAQNFEPVREGATHYYNATDISGIPSTEIISIKLDSTIVVAGQPTFYCNPILRFTTGLDVCLLPAFLGSKYVTLGPGNYCILKTENPVLSSDSLFLFTNSSIGAEWIFNKQAENALWWAHVDDKTLEPVLGAADSVLTFSIYLKDSDNVIISHDLNGYQFKLSKTYGLIQSTDLFTFPESTAITNLVGTSLPYAGVFIPNTDSIFNFEINDEFHYDYVVTDHFYYSHALITFKLTDKSIFGDTLQLTWLENSYETKQNYMSFDTTYISDSTIISKIPMSVYLGLNTPQLIPQEDNFTEYGASVFHTTQFNPDFGYTHKVNYDYDFTESENCTEYLNMSVQSYEIYAAHVGLYQSYGTNGLEAEYDYQLVYYKNKYGTWGEPLTVPTATQEFTNQDIQLVNTLVENNLFIQVTNNIQQATITIYDVTGKKVLEENNINLLSGETAIPVGYLSSGTYYLCIRHYNGVENVQFVKTRH, encoded by the coding sequence ATGAAACACGTTTACTTAATTATACTGCTATTAGCCGCAACGCACATTCAAGCTCAAAATTTCGAACCCGTACGTGAAGGTGCAACACATTATTATAATGCTACAGATATTTCAGGAATTCCTTCTACAGAAATTATTAGCATTAAATTAGATTCTACCATTGTTGTGGCCGGACAACCTACCTTTTATTGCAATCCAATACTACGTTTTACAACCGGACTCGATGTATGTTTATTACCCGCTTTTTTAGGTTCTAAATATGTTACTTTAGGTCCGGGCAATTATTGTATCCTTAAAACAGAAAACCCGGTTTTGAGTTCCGACAGCCTTTTTTTATTTACAAATTCATCAATTGGGGCAGAATGGATTTTTAATAAACAAGCAGAAAATGCACTCTGGTGGGCACATGTTGATGATAAAACTTTAGAGCCGGTTTTAGGTGCTGCAGATTCTGTTTTAACTTTTTCAATTTATTTAAAAGATAGCGATAATGTTATTATAAGTCATGACCTGAATGGTTATCAATTTAAACTCTCAAAAACTTATGGTTTAATCCAATCAACCGATTTATTTACATTTCCCGAAAGCACTGCAATTACCAATCTTGTCGGAACATCGTTACCATATGCAGGTGTTTTTATTCCTAATACAGACAGCATATTCAATTTTGAAATAAATGATGAATTTCATTATGATTATGTAGTTACTGATCATTTTTATTATAGCCATGCACTAATTACGTTTAAATTAACAGATAAGTCTATTTTTGGTGATACACTGCAATTAACTTGGCTTGAAAATTCTTATGAAACAAAGCAAAACTACATGTCGTTTGACACCACCTATATTTCGGATTCAACAATAATAAGCAAAATTCCAATGTCCGTTTATTTAGGATTGAACACGCCACAACTTATACCGCAAGAAGATAATTTTACAGAGTATGGCGCATCAGTATTTCATACAACACAATTTAACCCGGATTTTGGATATACGCATAAAGTAAATTATGATTATGATTTTACTGAAAGTGAAAATTGCACTGAATATCTAAATATGAGTGTTCAAAGTTATGAGATTTATGCTGCTCATGTTGGTTTATATCAATCTTATGGAACCAATGGCCTTGAAGCTGAATATGATTATCAACTGGTTTATTATAAAAATAAATATGGGACATGGGGCGAGCCTTTAACAGTTCCAACTGCAACTCAGGAATTTACCAATCAGGATATACAATTAGTAAACACGCTGGTAGAAAATAATTTATTTATTCAGGTTACAAATAATATTCAACAGGCTACGATTACTATTTATGATGTTACCGGAAAAAAAGTATTGGAAGAAAATAATATCAATTTATTATCAGGAGAAACCGCAATACCTGTCGGCTATTTGTCTTCCGGTACATATTATCTTTGTATCAGACATTACAATGGAGTTGAAAATGTGCAGTTTGTGAAAACAAGGCATTGA
- a CDS encoding phage holin family protein produces MENENNKLGENINNAVDDVKEYIDLRMQLVQLNVSEKVSVALAGLITTGTAVIFFVLCFIFGSFALSYMLGNVLNNTAAGFGVLAGFYLILGLIVLRMGKGSLKMKIINAFIKEFNAD; encoded by the coding sequence ATGGAAAACGAAAACAACAAACTCGGCGAAAACATTAATAATGCTGTAGACGATGTAAAAGAATATATCGATTTACGTATGCAATTAGTGCAACTCAATGTTTCTGAAAAAGTTTCTGTTGCACTTGCAGGATTAATTACTACCGGCACCGCAGTCATATTTTTTGTATTATGCTTTATTTTTGGCTCCTTTGCGCTTTCTTATATGTTGGGAAATGTACTGAATAATACTGCTGCAGGTTTTGGTGTGTTAGCAGGCTTTTATCTCATACTTGGTTTAATTGTTCTGCGAATGGGCAAAGGCAGCTTAAAAATGAAAATCATTAATGCATTTATCAAAGAATTTAACGCCGATTAA